The following coding sequences lie in one Arachis stenosperma cultivar V10309 chromosome 5, arast.V10309.gnm1.PFL2, whole genome shotgun sequence genomic window:
- the LOC130979162 gene encoding TMV resistance protein N-like isoform X3, with protein sequence MGEWTYDVFLSFRGKDIRQRFIGHLYEALRGRGIHTFLDDEELERGEDITRSLLTAVHESRIAIPVFSANYATSSFCLDELVSIMDCAEAKDQIVLPLFYEVDPFHVRRLRGSYGEALTKHEERFRSGEGSSMVKNMEKLEKWKMALEQAANISGYHFKIGDESERMFIKKVVAAVSKRTHRGSLHITDHLVGLELHVRDVMKLLKVGFDDEVCIVGIYGIGGIGKTTLARAIYNSIAGSFEDTCFLGNVRESSAAYGLVYLQKILLHKLTGDTTIELGDVNEGISVLMRRLRQKKVLLIVDDADNVKQLRAIVGDSKWYGSGSRIIVTTRNKGLLASHGVERTYEVGKLNEKESRDLLIWNAFRTNEVDPSYVDILNRIVTYASGLPLALEVIGSNLFGKSNEEWESALQQYKRIPNKEIQQILKVSFDDLEEDEKNCFLDIACFLNGNKVEYAKIILQALHGVCPKSSIRVLVDKSLVKIDDDIVTLHDLIQDMGKEIVRQESPEEPKRRSRLWLFEDIKHVLEENKGSNKIKIIDLVLPNSREKIKWDGEAFAKMNNLKILFIHQHCCLEGPKKLPNSLRVLKWRYYPSRSLPSDFCPKKLVMLDLSYSLLNLIQLQKKFMNLQFLKIDGCELKHVPDVSFAPNLEELSFRQCHKLIDVHESVGLLEKLKVLDADGCSRLKRFPSLMLPTLEEFYLSNCSSLETFPEILGKMENLTTLELINTRIAEFPSSIRYITRLQGLVVRFSGIFKLPSSIFVLTKLKYLSIQNCDGLLLCEHEGEEQISSMAISNQLHLDFSKCNVSDEFLQIGVPWLSNVKKLDLSINKFEVLPASLEECFFLKELILDGCWNLKEIRGMPPNIEELSFRKCKSLIEVHESVGLLGKLRVLDAHGCCSLKHFPALMLPSLEEFYLSNCSSLQTFPQILGKMENLTKLELINTQIAKFPSSIQYITLLQELVLRFSGIFELPSSILVLPELKYLSIQNCDGLLLCEHEGEEQTSSMAISNQLHLDFSRCNVSDEFLQIGVPRFSSVKKLDLSINSFKVLPASIKECFFLKELILDGCWNLKEIRGIPPNIEKISASHCRSLRDLDLTLVPACTKECHFLEELILDGCKNLKEIRGIPPNIQILHVPTCTSLTSSCRSMLLNQGLKHSCMGSSISFWFRNKFPAIYLCVIAEQSCAPFFLKMIINGHDVPQFSMFFLEKDMLIMALSQKLIKINDESLGGVEPDHSLRLGFSVFKQSDAMEDIQFTNPLLKKEEDKVSLPLYPHLSLNDDVIQINGTTIVQASKDHPAKAQDVEIIGGSENGQEIPLIQDDDDNDDDAEMEAFYASLNATNGLSHSHDKFTINAPNEEVREALKTVQDFITNNDASVLLHDEHYNVINNSLRYLSGLSSKDGISGEVETLILEASWLFNHCSREYIESCMKIKSTASKLQRVDELEAALESNKHRFRENLALENELRQKLDWMEKRKKEMEEEINAIKAKLCDCESEKKVVVKKKREVFQEGKTLKAQLEEWGEKVPQLRHQESVAKSNHAKFTGEWSKLGAKFKTIVID encoded by the exons ATGGGTGAGTGGACGTACGATGTGTTCCTAAGTTTCAGAGGCAAAGATATTCGGCAACGTTTTATCGGCCATCTTTATGAAGCTCTCCGTGGAAGAGGAATACACACCTTTCTTGACGATGAGGAGCTCGAGAGAGGAGAAGACATCACACGCTCGCTTCTCACGGCGGTTCATGAATCAAGGATTGCTATCCCTGTCTTCTCTGCCAACTATGCAACTTCGTCTTTCTGCTTGGATGAACTTGTCAGCATCATGGACTGTGCTGAGGCAAAGGATCAGATTGTTTTGCCGCTGTTTTACGAGGTTGACCCCTTTCATGTGCGGCGTTTGAGAGGGAGCTATGGAGAAGCATTGACTAAGCACGAGGAGAGGTTCAGGAGCGGCGAAGGAAGTTCCATGGTGAAAAACATGGAGAAATTGGAGAAATGGAAGATGGCTCTTGAGCAAGCTGCAAACATCTCCGGTTATCATTTCAAAATTGG GGATGAATCTGAACGTATGTTTATTAAGAAAGTTGTTGCAGCAGTCTCCAAACGGACTCACCGTGGTTCTTTACATATCACCGATCACTTGGTTGGGCTGGAGCTTCATGTTCGAGATGTGATGAAACTTTTGAAAGTTGGATTTGATGATGAGGTCTGCATTGTAGGGATCTATGGAATTGGTGGAATAGGTAAAACAACTCTTGCGCGTGCCATTTATAATTCGATTGCTGGCTCATTTGAAGATACATGTTTTCTTGGTAATGTTAGAGAAAGTTCTGCTGCATATGGCTTGGTATATCTCCAAAAGATACTACTTCATAAGTTAACTGGAGACACTACTATTGAGTTAGGAGATGTCAATGAAGGAATTTCAGTGCTAATGCGTAGGCTTCGTCAAAAGAAGGTTCTCTTGATTGTTGATGATGCTGACAATGTGAAGCAGTTAAGAGCCATTGTTGGAGATTCTAAGTGGTATGGCTCCGGCAGCAGAATCATTGTTACAACTCGAAACAAAGGCTTGCTAGCAAGTCATGGTGTTGAAAGAACATATGAAGTAGGGAAATTAAATGAGAAAGAATCTCGTGATTTGCTTATATGGAATGCTTTTAGAACCAATGAAGTTGATCCAAGTTATGTAGACATTTTGAATCGCATAGTTACTTATGCTTCTGGCCTGCCATTGGCTTTGGAAGTAATAGGTTCCAACTTATTTGGTAAAAGTAATGAGGAATGGGAATCGGCATTACAGCAGTATAAAAGAATACCGAACAAAGAGATTCAACAAATACTTAAAGTAAGTTTTGATGATTTGGAGGAGGATGAGAAGAATTGTTTTCTTGACATTGCTTGTTTTCTAAATGGAAACAAGGTGGAATATGCCAAAATTATACTTCAAGCTCTCCATGGTGTTTGCCCAAAGAGTAGCATAAGAGTGTTGGTTGATAAATCTCTGGTAAAGATTGATGATGATATAGTAACATTACATGATTTGATACAGGACATGGGTAAAGAAATTGTGCGACAAGAATCACCGGAAGAGCCTAAAAGGCGTAGCAGGTTGTGGTTGTTCGAGGATATTAAGCATGTTCTAGAGGAAAATAAG GGAAgtaacaaaattaaaatcatagaCCTGGTATTACCCAATTCTCGTGAAAAAATAAAGTGGGATGGTGAAGCATTTGCGAAGATGAATAATCTCAAAATCCTTTTTATTCATCAACATTGTTGTTTAGAAGGTCCAAAAAAACTTCCAAACAGTTTAAGAGTTTTGAAATGGCGATACTATCCGTCACGATCTTTGCCATCTGATTTTTGTCCGAAGAAACTTGTCATGCTGGATTTATCGTACAGTCTCTTAAATTTGATCCAGTTACAAAAG AAGTTCATGAATCTACAATTTCTGAAAATTGACGGCTGTGAATTAAAGCATGTACCTGATGTATCTTTTGCCCCAAATTTAGAAGAATTATCATTTCGTCAATGTCATAAGTTAATTGATGTTCATGAATCAGTTGGATTATTGGAGAAACTTAAAGTATTGGATGCTGACGGTTGTTCTCGTCTTAAGCGTTTTCCTAGTTTGATGCTCCCCACTCTTGAAGAATTCTATCTTTCGAATTGTTCAAGTCTTGAGACTTTTCCTGAAATACTAGGAAAGATGGAAAACTTAACAACGCTAGAATTGATCAACACCCGAATAGCGGAGTTTCCATCTTCAATCCGATATATTACTCGGCTTCAAGGACTGGTAGTGCGGTTTTCTGGAATTTTTAAGTTGCCAAGTAGCATATTTGTGTTAACAAAACTTAAATATTTGAGTATTCAGAATTGTGATGGATTGCTACTATGTGAACATGAAGGGGAAGAGCAAATCAGCTCAATGGCGATTTCAAACCAGCTACACCTTGATTTTAGCAAGTGCAATGTGTCGGATGAATTCCTTCAAATAGGTGTCCCGTGGTTGTCCAATGTGAAAAAGTTAGATCTATCAATCAACAAGTTTGAAGTTCTTCCTGCATCCCTCGAGGAATGTTTCTTTTTGAAGGAACTTATTTTGGATGGTTGCTGGAATCTTAAAGAAATTAGAGGGATGCCGCCAAACATAGAAGAATTATCATTTCGTAAATGCAAGAGTTTAATTGAAGTTCATGAATCAGTTGGATTATTGGGCAAACTTAGAGTATTGGATGCTCATGGTTGTTGTAGTCTTAAGCATTTTCCAGCCCTTATGCTGCCCTCTCTTGAAGAATTCTATCTTTCAAATTGTTCAAGTCTTCAGACTTTTCCTCAAATATTAGGGAAGATGGAAAACTTAACAAAGCTAGAGTTGATCAACACTCAAATAGCAAAATTTCCATCTTCAATTCAGTATATTACTCTGCTTCAAGAACTGGTATTGCGGTTTTCTGGAATTTTTGAGTTGCCAAGTAGCATTTTGGTGTTGCCAGAACTTAAATATTTGAGTATTCAGAATTGTGATGGGTTGCTACTATGTGAACATGAAGGGGAAGAGCAAACCAGCTCAATGGCAATTTCAAACCAGCTACACCTTGATTTTAGCAGGTGCAATGTGTCGGATGAATTCCTTCAAATAGGTGTCCCGCGGTTTTCCAGTGTGAAAAAGTTAGACCTATCAATCAACAGTTTCAAGGTTCTTCCTGCCTCCATCAAGGAATGTTTCTTTTTGAAGGAACTTATTTTGGATGGTTGCTGGAATCTTAAAGAAATTAGAGGGATTCCGCCAAACATAGAAAAAATTTCTGCAAGTCACTGCAGATCCTTGAGAGATTTGGACCTCACACTTGTTCCTGCATGCACCAAAGAATGTCATTTTTTGGAGGAACTCATTTTGGATGGTTGCAAGAATCTTAAGGAAATTAGAGGAATTCCACCAAATATACAAATTTTGCATGTACCAACCTGCACATCCTTGACATCCTCTTGCAGAAGCATGTTACTGAATCAG GGACTCAAACATTCTTGCATGGGTTCGTCAATTTCGTTTTGGTTTCGGAACAAATTCCCTGCCATATATCTGTGTGTCATTGCTGAACAGAGTTGTGCACCATTTTTCCTCAAAATGATCATCAATGGTCATGATGTGCCTCAGTTTTCCATgttttttcttgaaaaagatatgttaaTTATGGCTCTAAGTCAAAAGCTGATAAAGATCAATGATGAG AGCCTAGGGGGTGTTGAGCCTGATCACAGCTTGCGACTTGGATTCAGTGTATTCAAACAAAGTGATGCCATGGAAGATATTCAATTCACCAATCCTCTGCTGAAGAAAGAAGAGGATAAAGTGTCTCTTCCATTATATCCGCATCTTTCGTTGAATGATGATGTGATTCAAATAAATGGCACCACTATTGTCCAAG CATCCAAGGATCATCCGGCAAAGGCACAAGATGTAGAAATTATTGGTGGTTCAGAAAACGGACAAGAAATTCCTCTCATTCAAGATGATGATGACAACGATGATGATGCAGAAATGGAGGCTTTTTACGCTTCCCTTAATGCGACCAATGGTCTTTCACATTCGCATGATAAATTTACAATCAATGCTCCAAATGAAGAGGTTAGGGAAGCATTGAAAACAGTACAAGACTTCATCACCAATAATGATGCTTCAGTGCTGCTGCATGATGAACACTACAATGTGATTAACAATAGTTTGCGTTACCTCTCCGGTTTGTCTTCAAAAGATGGCATATCAGGAGAAGTGGAAACATTGATATTGGAAGCTTCATGGTTGTTCAATCATTGTAGTAGGGAATACATTGAATCATGTATGAAAATTAAGTCCACGGCATCAAAGCTACAAAGAGTTGATGAATTAGAAGCAGCATTGGAATCCAACAAGCACCGATTCAGGGAAAATCTTGCTTTGGAAAATGAGTTGCGCCAAAAGTTAGATTGGatggagaaaagaaaaaaggagaTGGAAGAGGAAATCAATGCCATCAAAGCTAAGTTATGTGATTGTGAATCAGAAAAGAAGGTGGTTGTtaaaaaaaagagggaggttTTTCAAGAAGGAAAGACACTTAAAGCTCAACTAGAAGAGTGGGGAGAAAAAGTGCCACAACTGCGGCATCAAGAGAGTGTGGCAAAGAGtaatcatgcaaaattcacagGTGAATGGTCAAAACTAGGAGCAAAATTTAAGACCATTGTTATAGACTGA
- the LOC130979162 gene encoding TMV resistance protein N-like isoform X2: MGEWTYDVFLSFRGKDIRQRFIGHLYEALRGRGIHTFLDDEELERGEDITRSLLTAVHESRIAIPVFSANYATSSFCLDELVSIMDCAEAKDQIVLPLFYEVDPFHVRRLRGSYGEALTKHEERFRSGEGSSMVKNMEKLEKWKMALEQAANISGYHFKIGDESERMFIKKVVAAVSKRTHRGSLHITDHLVGLELHVRDVMKLLKVGFDDEVCIVGIYGIGGIGKTTLARAIYNSIAGSFEDTCFLGNVRESSAAYGLVYLQKILLHKLTGDTTIELGDVNEGISVLMRRLRQKKVLLIVDDADNVKQLRAIVGDSKWYGSGSRIIVTTRNKGLLASHGVERTYEVGKLNEKESRDLLIWNAFRTNEVDPSYVDILNRIVTYASGLPLALEVIGSNLFGKSNEEWESALQQYKRIPNKEIQQILKVSFDDLEEDEKNCFLDIACFLNGNKVEYAKIILQALHGVCPKSSIRVLVDKSLVKIDDDIVTLHDLIQDMGKEIVRQESPEEPKRRSRLWLFEDIKHVLEENKGSNKIKIIDLVLPNSREKIKWDGEAFAKMNNLKILFIHQHCCLEGPKKLPNSLRVLKWRYYPSRSLPSDFCPKKLVMLDLSYSLLNLIQLQKKFMNLQFLKIDGCELKHVPDVSFAPNLEELSFRQCHKLIDVHESVGLLEKLKVLDADGCSRLKRFPSLMLPTLEEFYLSNCSSLETFPEILGKMENLTTLELINTRIAEFPSSIRYITRLQGLVVRFSGIFKLPSSIFVLTKLKYLSIQNCDGLLLCEHEGEEQISSMAISNQLHLDFSKCNVSDEFLQIGVPWLSNVKKLDLSINKFEVLPASLEECFFLKELILDGCWNLKEIRGMPPNIEELSFRKCKSLIEVHESVGLLGKLRVLDAHGCCSLKHFPALMLPSLEEFYLSNCSSLQTFPQILGKMENLTKLELINTQIAKFPSSIQYITLLQELVLRFSGIFELPSSILVLPELKYLSIQNCDGLLLCEHEGEEQTSSMAISNQLHLDFSRCNVSDEFLQIGVPRFSSVKKLDLSINSFKVLPASIKECFFLKELILDGCWNLKEIRGIPPNIEKISASHCRSLRDLDLTLVPACTKECHFLEELILDGCKNLKEIRGIPPNIQILHVPTCTSLTSSCRSMLLNQGLKHSCMGSSISFWFRNKFPAIYLCVIAEQSCAPFFLKMIINGHDVPQFSMFFLEKDMLIMALSQKLIKINDEVHNLLLQNEWNHVELFNDPVMQSLGGVEPDHSLRLGFSVFKQSDAMEDIQFTNPLLKKEEDKVSLPLYPHLSLNDDVIQINGTTIVQASKDHPAKAQDVEIIGGSENGQEIPLIQDDDDNDDDAEMEAFYASLNATNGLSHSHDKFTINAPNEEVREALKTVQDFITNNDASVLLHDEHYNVINNSLRYLSGLSSKDGISGEVETLILEASWLFNHCSREYIESCMKIKSTASKLQRVDELEAALESNKHRFRENLALENELRQKLDWMEKRKKEMEEEINAIKAKLCDCESEKKVVVKKKREVFQEGKTLKAQLEEWGEKVPQLRHQESVAKSNHAKFTEWGNR; encoded by the exons ATGGGTGAGTGGACGTACGATGTGTTCCTAAGTTTCAGAGGCAAAGATATTCGGCAACGTTTTATCGGCCATCTTTATGAAGCTCTCCGTGGAAGAGGAATACACACCTTTCTTGACGATGAGGAGCTCGAGAGAGGAGAAGACATCACACGCTCGCTTCTCACGGCGGTTCATGAATCAAGGATTGCTATCCCTGTCTTCTCTGCCAACTATGCAACTTCGTCTTTCTGCTTGGATGAACTTGTCAGCATCATGGACTGTGCTGAGGCAAAGGATCAGATTGTTTTGCCGCTGTTTTACGAGGTTGACCCCTTTCATGTGCGGCGTTTGAGAGGGAGCTATGGAGAAGCATTGACTAAGCACGAGGAGAGGTTCAGGAGCGGCGAAGGAAGTTCCATGGTGAAAAACATGGAGAAATTGGAGAAATGGAAGATGGCTCTTGAGCAAGCTGCAAACATCTCCGGTTATCATTTCAAAATTGG GGATGAATCTGAACGTATGTTTATTAAGAAAGTTGTTGCAGCAGTCTCCAAACGGACTCACCGTGGTTCTTTACATATCACCGATCACTTGGTTGGGCTGGAGCTTCATGTTCGAGATGTGATGAAACTTTTGAAAGTTGGATTTGATGATGAGGTCTGCATTGTAGGGATCTATGGAATTGGTGGAATAGGTAAAACAACTCTTGCGCGTGCCATTTATAATTCGATTGCTGGCTCATTTGAAGATACATGTTTTCTTGGTAATGTTAGAGAAAGTTCTGCTGCATATGGCTTGGTATATCTCCAAAAGATACTACTTCATAAGTTAACTGGAGACACTACTATTGAGTTAGGAGATGTCAATGAAGGAATTTCAGTGCTAATGCGTAGGCTTCGTCAAAAGAAGGTTCTCTTGATTGTTGATGATGCTGACAATGTGAAGCAGTTAAGAGCCATTGTTGGAGATTCTAAGTGGTATGGCTCCGGCAGCAGAATCATTGTTACAACTCGAAACAAAGGCTTGCTAGCAAGTCATGGTGTTGAAAGAACATATGAAGTAGGGAAATTAAATGAGAAAGAATCTCGTGATTTGCTTATATGGAATGCTTTTAGAACCAATGAAGTTGATCCAAGTTATGTAGACATTTTGAATCGCATAGTTACTTATGCTTCTGGCCTGCCATTGGCTTTGGAAGTAATAGGTTCCAACTTATTTGGTAAAAGTAATGAGGAATGGGAATCGGCATTACAGCAGTATAAAAGAATACCGAACAAAGAGATTCAACAAATACTTAAAGTAAGTTTTGATGATTTGGAGGAGGATGAGAAGAATTGTTTTCTTGACATTGCTTGTTTTCTAAATGGAAACAAGGTGGAATATGCCAAAATTATACTTCAAGCTCTCCATGGTGTTTGCCCAAAGAGTAGCATAAGAGTGTTGGTTGATAAATCTCTGGTAAAGATTGATGATGATATAGTAACATTACATGATTTGATACAGGACATGGGTAAAGAAATTGTGCGACAAGAATCACCGGAAGAGCCTAAAAGGCGTAGCAGGTTGTGGTTGTTCGAGGATATTAAGCATGTTCTAGAGGAAAATAAG GGAAgtaacaaaattaaaatcatagaCCTGGTATTACCCAATTCTCGTGAAAAAATAAAGTGGGATGGTGAAGCATTTGCGAAGATGAATAATCTCAAAATCCTTTTTATTCATCAACATTGTTGTTTAGAAGGTCCAAAAAAACTTCCAAACAGTTTAAGAGTTTTGAAATGGCGATACTATCCGTCACGATCTTTGCCATCTGATTTTTGTCCGAAGAAACTTGTCATGCTGGATTTATCGTACAGTCTCTTAAATTTGATCCAGTTACAAAAG AAGTTCATGAATCTACAATTTCTGAAAATTGACGGCTGTGAATTAAAGCATGTACCTGATGTATCTTTTGCCCCAAATTTAGAAGAATTATCATTTCGTCAATGTCATAAGTTAATTGATGTTCATGAATCAGTTGGATTATTGGAGAAACTTAAAGTATTGGATGCTGACGGTTGTTCTCGTCTTAAGCGTTTTCCTAGTTTGATGCTCCCCACTCTTGAAGAATTCTATCTTTCGAATTGTTCAAGTCTTGAGACTTTTCCTGAAATACTAGGAAAGATGGAAAACTTAACAACGCTAGAATTGATCAACACCCGAATAGCGGAGTTTCCATCTTCAATCCGATATATTACTCGGCTTCAAGGACTGGTAGTGCGGTTTTCTGGAATTTTTAAGTTGCCAAGTAGCATATTTGTGTTAACAAAACTTAAATATTTGAGTATTCAGAATTGTGATGGATTGCTACTATGTGAACATGAAGGGGAAGAGCAAATCAGCTCAATGGCGATTTCAAACCAGCTACACCTTGATTTTAGCAAGTGCAATGTGTCGGATGAATTCCTTCAAATAGGTGTCCCGTGGTTGTCCAATGTGAAAAAGTTAGATCTATCAATCAACAAGTTTGAAGTTCTTCCTGCATCCCTCGAGGAATGTTTCTTTTTGAAGGAACTTATTTTGGATGGTTGCTGGAATCTTAAAGAAATTAGAGGGATGCCGCCAAACATAGAAGAATTATCATTTCGTAAATGCAAGAGTTTAATTGAAGTTCATGAATCAGTTGGATTATTGGGCAAACTTAGAGTATTGGATGCTCATGGTTGTTGTAGTCTTAAGCATTTTCCAGCCCTTATGCTGCCCTCTCTTGAAGAATTCTATCTTTCAAATTGTTCAAGTCTTCAGACTTTTCCTCAAATATTAGGGAAGATGGAAAACTTAACAAAGCTAGAGTTGATCAACACTCAAATAGCAAAATTTCCATCTTCAATTCAGTATATTACTCTGCTTCAAGAACTGGTATTGCGGTTTTCTGGAATTTTTGAGTTGCCAAGTAGCATTTTGGTGTTGCCAGAACTTAAATATTTGAGTATTCAGAATTGTGATGGGTTGCTACTATGTGAACATGAAGGGGAAGAGCAAACCAGCTCAATGGCAATTTCAAACCAGCTACACCTTGATTTTAGCAGGTGCAATGTGTCGGATGAATTCCTTCAAATAGGTGTCCCGCGGTTTTCCAGTGTGAAAAAGTTAGACCTATCAATCAACAGTTTCAAGGTTCTTCCTGCCTCCATCAAGGAATGTTTCTTTTTGAAGGAACTTATTTTGGATGGTTGCTGGAATCTTAAAGAAATTAGAGGGATTCCGCCAAACATAGAAAAAATTTCTGCAAGTCACTGCAGATCCTTGAGAGATTTGGACCTCACACTTGTTCCTGCATGCACCAAAGAATGTCATTTTTTGGAGGAACTCATTTTGGATGGTTGCAAGAATCTTAAGGAAATTAGAGGAATTCCACCAAATATACAAATTTTGCATGTACCAACCTGCACATCCTTGACATCCTCTTGCAGAAGCATGTTACTGAATCAG GGACTCAAACATTCTTGCATGGGTTCGTCAATTTCGTTTTGGTTTCGGAACAAATTCCCTGCCATATATCTGTGTGTCATTGCTGAACAGAGTTGTGCACCATTTTTCCTCAAAATGATCATCAATGGTCATGATGTGCCTCAGTTTTCCATgttttttcttgaaaaagatatgttaaTTATGGCTCTAAGTCAAAAGCTGATAAAGATCAATGATGAGGTGCATAATCTTCTGTTACAAAATGAATGGAATCATGTGGAGTTGTTTAATGATCCTGTTATGCAGAGCCTAGGGGGTGTTGAGCCTGATCACAGCTTGCGACTTGGATTCAGTGTATTCAAACAAAGTGATGCCATGGAAGATATTCAATTCACCAATCCTCTGCTGAAGAAAGAAGAGGATAAAGTGTCTCTTCCATTATATCCGCATCTTTCGTTGAATGATGATGTGATTCAAATAAATGGCACCACTATTGTCCAAG CATCCAAGGATCATCCGGCAAAGGCACAAGATGTAGAAATTATTGGTGGTTCAGAAAACGGACAAGAAATTCCTCTCATTCAAGATGATGATGACAACGATGATGATGCAGAAATGGAGGCTTTTTACGCTTCCCTTAATGCGACCAATGGTCTTTCACATTCGCATGATAAATTTACAATCAATGCTCCAAATGAAGAGGTTAGGGAAGCATTGAAAACAGTACAAGACTTCATCACCAATAATGATGCTTCAGTGCTGCTGCATGATGAACACTACAATGTGATTAACAATAGTTTGCGTTACCTCTCCGGTTTGTCTTCAAAAGATGGCATATCAGGAGAAGTGGAAACATTGATATTGGAAGCTTCATGGTTGTTCAATCATTGTAGTAGGGAATACATTGAATCATGTATGAAAATTAAGTCCACGGCATCAAAGCTACAAAGAGTTGATGAATTAGAAGCAGCATTGGAATCCAACAAGCACCGATTCAGGGAAAATCTTGCTTTGGAAAATGAGTTGCGCCAAAAGTTAGATTGGatggagaaaagaaaaaaggagaTGGAAGAGGAAATCAATGCCATCAAAGCTAAGTTATGTGATTGTGAATCAGAAAAGAAGGTGGTTGTtaaaaaaaagagggaggttTTTCAAGAAGGAAAGACACTTAAAGCTCAACTAGAAGAGTGGGGAGAAAAAGTGCCACAACTGCGGCATCAAGAGAGTGTGGCAAAGAGtaatcatgcaaaattcacag AGTGGGGAAACCGTTAG